The sequence below is a genomic window from Mycobacteroides abscessus ATCC 19977.
CTACGCCAAGGTGACGCCGGATACCGATGACATCGCCTATCTGCAATACACGTCGGGATCCACCCGGGTGCCCGCGGGCGTCGAGATCACGCACCGCGCGGTGATGACCAATGTTCTGCAGATGATCATCTCGGTCGGTCTGGACGACAGCATCCGCAGCGTCAGCTGGCTGCCGCTGTACCACGACATGGGCCTGCTGATGATTCTGTTCCCGCTGTGCGGTGGCCGGATCACCCTGATGTCCCCGGTGTCGTTCGTGCGACGGCCCGGGCGGTGGATCAAGGAGCTCGCCGCCGAGGGGCATCTGGGCCGAACCTTTGCCGCCGCACCGAACTTCGCATTCGAACTGGCCGCGGAGCGGGGTCTGCCCAAGGACGGCGAAGAGCTGGACCTGAGCAACGTCGCGGGCCTGATCAACGGTTCCGAGCCCGTCAGCATCTCCTCGATCCGCAAGTTCAATGACGCTTTCGGGCCGTACGGGCTGCCGCCGACCACCATCAAGCCGTCCTATGGAATGGCCGAGGCGACGTTGTTCGTCTCCACCATCCCCTCCGACGCCGAGGCGTCGGTGGTGTATCTGGACCGCCGGGCACTGGGCGACGGACACGCGGTGCGTGTTGAGGCCGACGACGAGAACGCGGTGCCGCAGGTGTCTTGCGGGAAGATCGCGCGCAGTCAGTGGGCGGTGATCGTCAACCCGAACGCCGATACCGAGCTGGCCGACGGCGAGGTTGGGGAGATCTGGCTGCACGGCGACAACATCGGCCGCGGTTACTGGGGCAGGCCCAAGGAGACGGACTTCTCGTTCCGCAACAAGCTGCAGGCACGGCTGGATCACGGCAGCCACGCCACCGGTACCGAGCCCGGCGCCACGTGGTTCCGCACCGGCGATCTGGGCGTGTACCTCGATGGTGAGCTCTACATCACCGGGCGGGTCAAGGACCTGGTCATCATCGACGGTCGCAACCACTACCCGCAGGACATCGAGGCCACCGTCGAAGAGGCCTCGCCCGCGGTGCGCCGTGGTTTCGTGGCGGCATTCTCGGTGCCCGCCGAAGGATCTGGGGAGCAGCTGGTCATCGTGGCAGAGCGCGCCGCCGGTGCGGGCCGGGCCGAGCCGGAGCCCATCATCGATGCGATCCGCGCCGCCGTCTCGCGACGCCACAACCTGCCGATCGCGGATGTGCAGCTGGTACAGGCGGGTGCGATTCCCCGCACTACCAGCGGAAAGCTCGCACGCCGAGCCTGCCGCCAGGAGTACCTGGACAACAAACTCGGCGTGCGCGCCTGACGATCTCGATTTAGTACGAGTGCTCGGGAGCGGGGAACACTCCGCGAGCCACCTCATCGGCGTACTGCTCGGCGGCCTTGCGTAGCTCGGCACCGACCTGGCCGAATTGCTTGACGAACTTGGCGGTCTTACCGCTGGTCATTCCGGCCATGTCCTGCCACACCAACACCTGGGCGTCGCACTCCCGGCCCGCGCCGATGCCGACGGTGGGGATGGTGAGCTTGCCGGTGATCTGTGTGGCCAGCTCCGCCGGCACCATCTCCATCACCACGGCGATGGCCCCCGCCTCCTGAACCGCGATGGCGTCGTGAATGAGCTGTGCGGCAGCGTCGTCGCGACCCTGGACTCGGTATCCGCCAAGGCCGTTCACGCTCTGTGGCGTGAACCCGATGTGCGCCACCACCGGGATGCCGGCGGCGGTCAGTGTGGCGATCTGCTCGGCAACCCGTTCTCCGCCTTCGAGTTTCACGGCGTGGGCGCCGGCTTCCTTCATGAACCGAGTGGCGCTCGCGAGCGCCTGAGCGGCGCCGCCCTCATAGGAACCGAAGGGTAGGTCGGCGACCACCAGCGCCTCGGGCGCGCCACGAACCACGCCACGCACCAACGGAATCAGCTCGTCGATGGTGATCGGCACGGTGGTGTCATATCCGTAGACCACGTTCGCGGCCGAATCTCCGACCAGCAGAACGGGAATCCCGGCATCGTTGAATACCCGCGCGGTGGAGTAGTCGTACGCGGTGAGCATCGACCACTTGTGGCCCTCGGCCTTCCACTTTTGCAAGTGGTGCACACGGGTCTGCGATGAGCGTTTTGCGCGAAGAGCATCAGGCTGCGTACGCGGCTCAGTCGATTTTTCGGAAGCAGCGCCATACAAGGCAGATTCGGACATGAAGAAGTCACCTCATCGTTTTGAAATTCCTCAAGGCCCATCCGGGTCCCTGGGTTTCTAACGATGTTCAGTGTGCCACCGCATAGCGAGGAGATGAATATCCGATCGCGTGGACTTGGTCACATCGGGAGTCCCCGCATTCAGGCACGCCGCACTACCCGGCTCGCTTAGCATCTGCGACATGCAGCGACTTTCCGGATTGGACGCCAGTTTCCTATATCTGGAAACACCCACCCAGCCCATGCATGTGTGCGGGGTACTGGAATTAGACACCACAACCATTCCTGGTGGCTACTCGTTCGAGAAACTGCGGACCAAGCTGGCCGAACGCGTCGAGGGCATCCCGTCCTTCCGGGAGAAACTCGCCGACAGCCGGCTGAATCTGGATCACCCGGTGTGGGTCGACGACGACGACTTCGACATCGACCGTCACCTGCATCACGTCGGTCTGCCCGCGCCCGGCGGCAAGGCCGAGATCGCGGACATGTGCGGACATATCGCCTCGCTGCCGCTGGACCGCGCCCGGCCGCTCTGGGAGATGTGGGTCATCGAGACCGGAGACACGAATCGCTTGGTCGTCATGACCAAGATGCACCATGCCTCCGTCGATGGCGTCACCGGCGCCAACCTGATGTCGGCGCTGTGCGGTCTGGAACCCGATGCCGAGGCGCCCGAGCCCGCGCCCGGTGTGGGCGGCGCCAACAGCCTTGAGATCGCGGTGACGGGAGCCCTCAAATGGGCTTCGCGGCCACTGAAATTCGCCAAGCTGCTGCCCGCGACGATCGGGGTGATTCCCGCGTGGCTGGAGCGCTCCAAGCGAGGCGAGGCCATGTCCGCACCCTTCTCGGCTCCGCGTACCTCGTTCAACTCCACGATCACCAGCCGCCGCAACGTTGGGTACGCGCAGCTGGACCTGGAGGATGTGCGCACGGTCAAGAACCATTTCGGTGTCAAGGTCAACGATGTCGTGATGGCGATCTGCGCCGGTGCGCTACGCAAGTATCTGGATGATCGCGGTGAGCTCCCGGACAACTCGTTGGTCGCCATGGTGCCGGTGTCGGTGCACGAGAAGTCGGACCGGCCAGGCCGAAATCAGGTGTCCGGCATGTTTTCTCGGCTCGAGACCAACGTCGATGATCCCGTTGAGCGGCTCAACGCCATTGCTGCGGCAAACAACATCGCCAAGGATCACACCGCGGTGCTCGGGGCGACCCTGCTGCAGGACTGGAGCCAATTCGCGGCTCCCGCGGTGTTCGGCACGGCGATGCGGGTCTACTCCCGCATCCGGCTCGCCGATCGTCATCCGGTGATCCACAACTTGGTGGTTTCCAACGTGCCGGGACCGCAAGTGCCCCTGTACTTTTTGGGCGCTCAGGTGATCGGCATGTATCCGCTGGGTCCGATCTTCCACGGCGCGGCACTCACCGTCACGGTGATGTCGCTGGACGGCAAGCTCAATGTCGGGCTCATTTCGTGCCCGGATCTGATGCCCGATCTTGGCACCTTGACCGACGATTTCGGCGTGGCGCTCGAGGAGCTAAAGGCTCGCATCTAAGTTCGCATGGCAACATGGCTGACATGATGTTGCGTGGGCTTGGTCGCCCTGGGCTGTTGCCGCTACTGGCTCTCGCCTCGGTGGTAGCCGTCGTCTCTGGTTGTGTGCGGTCGGTCGAAGGTGAGGCGACGGCGGCACACCCGTCGGAAACCTCGCTGAGTTGGGGAGATTGCGACGGCTTCACTCCCGAAAACGTCACGGTGCCGGCGAGTACGGTGTGTTCGGAACTCGAGGTGCCCGTCGACTACACCAAGCCTGACGGCGCCAAGGCGCGGTTGGCGATCATCAAGTACCCGGCCA
It includes:
- a CDS encoding fatty acyl-AMP ligase, with protein sequence MKLRVEEYLDGKGAITLPDGYTVNYYLERAVEELGDTFAYRYLDFNANSDGEPNDLNWTQLGQRSRAVAARLQQVTKPGDRVAILAPQGIDYVVGFFAAIEAGNIAVPLFAPELPGHSERLDAVLTDAQPTVVLTNNAAAESVSRFVRGLPRDRRPRVVAVDSVPDSVAATYAKVTPDTDDIAYLQYTSGSTRVPAGVEITHRAVMTNVLQMIISVGLDDSIRSVSWLPLYHDMGLLMILFPLCGGRITLMSPVSFVRRPGRWIKELAAEGHLGRTFAAAPNFAFELAAERGLPKDGEELDLSNVAGLINGSEPVSISSIRKFNDAFGPYGLPPTTIKPSYGMAEATLFVSTIPSDAEASVVYLDRRALGDGHAVRVEADDENAVPQVSCGKIARSQWAVIVNPNADTELADGEVGEIWLHGDNIGRGYWGRPKETDFSFRNKLQARLDHGSHATGTEPGATWFRTGDLGVYLDGELYITGRVKDLVIIDGRNHYPQDIEATVEEASPAVRRGFVAAFSVPAEGSGEQLVIVAERAAGAGRAEPEPIIDAIRAAVSRRHNLPIADVQLVQAGAIPRTTSGKLARRACRQEYLDNKLGVRA
- the panB gene encoding 3-methyl-2-oxobutanoate hydroxymethyltransferase codes for the protein MSESALYGAASEKSTEPRTQPDALRAKRSSQTRVHHLQKWKAEGHKWSMLTAYDYSTARVFNDAGIPVLLVGDSAANVVYGYDTTVPITIDELIPLVRGVVRGAPEALVVADLPFGSYEGGAAQALASATRFMKEAGAHAVKLEGGERVAEQIATLTAAGIPVVAHIGFTPQSVNGLGGYRVQGRDDAAAQLIHDAIAVQEAGAIAVVMEMVPAELATQITGKLTIPTVGIGAGRECDAQVLVWQDMAGMTSGKTAKFVKQFGQVGAELRKAAEQYADEVARGVFPAPEHSY
- a CDS encoding WS/DGAT/MGAT family O-acyltransferase, yielding MQRLSGLDASFLYLETPTQPMHVCGVLELDTTTIPGGYSFEKLRTKLAERVEGIPSFREKLADSRLNLDHPVWVDDDDFDIDRHLHHVGLPAPGGKAEIADMCGHIASLPLDRARPLWEMWVIETGDTNRLVVMTKMHHASVDGVTGANLMSALCGLEPDAEAPEPAPGVGGANSLEIAVTGALKWASRPLKFAKLLPATIGVIPAWLERSKRGEAMSAPFSAPRTSFNSTITSRRNVGYAQLDLEDVRTVKNHFGVKVNDVVMAICAGALRKYLDDRGELPDNSLVAMVPVSVHEKSDRPGRNQVSGMFSRLETNVDDPVERLNAIAAANNIAKDHTAVLGATLLQDWSQFAAPAVFGTAMRVYSRIRLADRHPVIHNLVVSNVPGPQVPLYFLGAQVIGMYPLGPIFHGAALTVTVMSLDGKLNVGLISCPDLMPDLGTLTDDFGVALEELKARI